One genomic window of Pempheris klunzingeri isolate RE-2024b chromosome 12, fPemKlu1.hap1, whole genome shotgun sequence includes the following:
- the sprn gene encoding shadow of prion protein, producing MSGMKQVVATCWTCLLLSAFLCEPVLSKGGRGGSRGSSRGSPSRSSTAGSYRGGGAYGGTRSRFRAAGRTSPVRVAAAAAAGAAVALTADKWYASAYRRSNADSSEEDLDYYNRTNYFDAQIAVYKLGATLDDKLLLSLCFTSLNVFTIFASCAPKAKLRRRLHSL from the exons ATGTCAGGAATGAAGCAAGTGGTTGCAACCTGCTGGACCTgcctcctgctctctgctttCCTGTGCGAGCCCGTGCTGTCCAAGGGCGGTCGCGGAGGGTCCCGGGGCTCCTCCCGGGGGTCCCCCTCCCGCAGCTCCACAGCAGGGAGCTACCGGGGAGGGGGCGCCTACGGTGGGACCCGCTCTCGCTTCAGGGCAGCAGGCCGGACGTCCCCTGTGAgggtggcggcggcggcagcagcaggggCAGCGGTGGCGTTGACAGCAGATAAATGGTACGCCTCCGCCTACCGCCGCAGCAACGCCGACAGCTCAGAGGAGGATCTGGACTACTACAACAGGACCAATTACTTTGATGCACAAAT AGCTGTGTACAAGCTGGGGGCGACATTAGACGACAAACTGCTGCTCTCACTGTGTTTCACGTCTCTGAATGTGTTCACG ATATTTGCCTCGTGTGCTCCAAAAGCGAAGCTGAGACGCAGGTTACACTCCCTTTGA
- the LOC139210594 gene encoding peroxisomal N(1)-acetyl-spermine/spermidine oxidase-like, with protein MALSPDPHIVIIGCGMSGTAAAHRLVHAGFHHVRILEATSRSGGRMKTGRLGDNVTELGASYIHGPSEENPLFCLARDHGLLDPQALTAENQAMDIDERPPWVPNWFSSSGQRLSTEYMRPALEIYNELVDDTLQFQNPNETPWTSVGHFMRSETRRRAAERWKDEDKSTRQLLLCAVSALLKAECFASAAHTMDDIDMAGFCMYKGLTGLDCTIPGGFEGIIKKLMSELPTDLVTYRRPVRRVHWNSTDTVTVECDDGERITADHVIVTVPLGYLKKHHSTLFCPPLPAHKLHSIHKLGFGTCNKIFVEFESPWWDADCEVIYLVWEDEEDVVDHVTDVSKSWIRRMSTFTVLKPSERYSHVLCGWICGHESEHMETLPEPEVRQSITELVRTFTGNPIITPRRIQRSQWFHDPWTCGSYSYPGKGCSAQDLENMMEPLPAKGSQSQPLQVLFAGEATHPCYYSTVHGALLTGWREADRLISHYSSIRPCSNPDQKEMNKPDA; from the exons ATGGCTCTGAGTCCGGACCCTCACATAGTTATAATAGGCTGTGGGATGTCCGGTACAGCAGCGGCTCACCGGCTGGTTCACGCCGGGTTTCATCATGTGCGGATACTTGAGGCGACTTCAAGAAGCGGAGGAAGAATGAAAACAGGCAGACTGG GCGACAACGTTACAGAGCTAGGTGCAAGTTATATCCACGGTCCGTCTGAGGAGAACCCACTGTTTTGTCTGGCCCGTGACCACGGCCTCCTGGATCCTCAGGCCCTCACCGCAGAGAACCAGGCCATGGACATCGATGAACGTCCTCCCTGGGTTCCCAACTGGTTCAGCAGTTCAG GTCAGAGGCTGAGCACTGAATACATGCGTCCTGCTCTGGAGATATATAATGAGCTAGTGGATGATACTCTGCAATTTCAGAATCCAAATGAAACCCCCTGGACCAGCGTAGGACATTTCATGCGATCAGAG ACACGACGGAGAGCCGCAGAGAGGTGGAAAGATGAGGATAAAAGCACCAGGCAGCTGCTACTGTGTGCCGTCAGTGCCTTGTTGAAGGCGGAGTGCTTTGCCAGTGCAGCTCACACCATGGACGACATAGACATGGCAGGATTTTGTATGTACAAAGGTCTAACGGGGCTGGACTGCACAATCCCAGG TGGCTTCGaaggaataataaaaaagttGATGTCGGAGCTCCCCACTGATTTAGTGACCTACAGGCGGCCTGTGCGCCGCGTTCACTGGAACAGCACGGACACTGTGACGGTTGAGTGTGACGATGGGGAGAGGATCACCGCTGATCATGTTATTGTCACAGTGCCTTTAG GATACCTTAAGAAGCACCATTCAACCCTGTTCTGTCCTCCCCTCCCGGCACACAAGCTGCACTCGATCCACAAACTAGGATTTGGAACAtgcaataaaatatttgtgGAGTTTGAGTCACCGTGGTGGGACGCTGACTGTGAGGTCATCTATCTGGTGTGGGAGGATGAG GAGGATGTTGTGGACCACGTGACAGATGTAAGCAAATCCTGGATAAGGAGGATGTCAACATTCACTGTGCTCAAACCTTCTGAAAG GTACAGCCATGTTCTCTGCGGCTGGATCTGTGGACATGAGTCAGAGCACATGGAGACGCTTCCCGAGCCGGAGGTCAGACAATCCATAACGGAGCTCGTCCGCACGTTCACAG gaaACCCCATCATCACCCCGAGGAGGATCCAGCGCTCCCAGTGGTTTCATGACCCCTGGACGTGCGGCTCCTACAGTTACCCTGGAAAAGGATGCTCGGCGCAGGACCTGGAGAACATGATGGAGCCCCTGCCTGCGAAGGGATCACAGTCACAG CCCCTGCAGGTGTTGTTCGCTGGAGAGGCCACTCATCCCTGCTACTACTCCACCGTCCACGGAGCTCTGCTCACTGGGTGGAGGGAAGCTGACCGACTCATATCCCACTACTCCTCCATCCGTCCATGCAGCAACCCAGATCAGAAAGAGATGAATAAGCCGGAtgcataa
- the LOC139211202 gene encoding C-X-C motif chemokine 10-like: protein MKLYLQPVCQLSFLSLCCVLTTVRQSDSTFVPGRCLCPDAEQSVRGKLKELSVYPKSPSCEKVTVIVTMSRDNETVCLDPEAPMGRQLIRCWNRARELGADVRRCLRRTRRGKGGQRQQSPQRSSGHNKKASNPQ, encoded by the exons ATGAAGCTTTATCTCCAGCCAGTCTGTCAGCTCTCCTTCCTGAGCCTCTGCTGTGTACTGACCACAG tgagacagtcagacagcaCATTTGTCCCGGGAAGATGTTTGTGTCCAGACGCCGAACAAAGTGTCCGAGGAAAACTGAAAGAGCTCTCGGTCTACCCAAAAAGCCCCAGCTGTGAAAAAGTCACAGTAAT AGTGACAATGAGCAGAGACAACGAGACAGTGTGTCTGGATCCAGAGGCACCAATGGGCAGACAGCTGATCCGCTGCTGGAACAG agcTCGTGAGTTGGGTGCTGATGTAAGGCGGTGcctgaggaggacgaggagaggGAAAGGAGGTCAGCGCCAGCAGTCTCCACAGAGAAGCAGCGGCCACAACAAGAAGGCCTCTAACCCCCAATAG
- the rassf4a gene encoding ras association domain-containing protein 4a, translating into MGERQTFVKLSKEKLIPKSDVLSLLRTYNCYHEGKNFQLRTREEDGELILEGLLNIYWGLRRPIRLQMYDDNERFRLNRNDRPSVAKQLSAESNNNSLGREAEPAGGDVGDQEEEDSPQLLRTRSDASFMRVQRRSRTHTARDLRTHRFSINGHFYNHKTSVFTPAYGSVTNVRVNSSMTTEQVLNLLLHKFRVENKSEEFVLYMVHESGERSRLRDGEYPLVARVLYGPCEKISKIFITEADLGEEVTHDVAQYIKFEIPVLNSFVVKLKEEEEREINKLTKKYSALKSMIQHQLEGRAHTSDRV; encoded by the exons ATGGGTGAGCGTCAGACCTTCGTGAAGCTCAGCAAAGAGAAACTTATACCAAA GTCTGACGTCTTGTCACTACTTCGGACCTACAATTGTTACCATGAAGGGAAAAACTTCCAGCTGAGAACTCGTGAG gaagaTGGAGAGCTCATCCTCGAGGGGTTGCTGAACATCTACTGGGGTCTACGCCGACCGATCAGACTTCAGATGTACGATGACAATGAAAGATTCCGTCTTAACCG AAACGACAGACCGTCTGTGGCAAAGCAGCTTTCAGCAGAGTCGAACAACAATTCACTGGGCAGAGAAGCTGAACCGGCTG GTGGTGACGTGGGCgatcaggaggaagaggattcTCCTCAGCTGTTACGGACCAGAAGTGATGCTTCCTTCATGCGGGTTCAGAGGAGGTCAAGGACGCACACTGCCAGAGATTTGCGCACACACAGGTTCTCAATCAACGGACACTTCTACAACCACAAG ACTTCTGTATTCACTCCGGCCTACGGTTCCGTCACGAATGTGCGAGTTAACAGCTCCATGACGACCGAACAGGTCCtcaacctgctgctgcacaagTTCAGG GTGGAGAATAAATCTGAAGAGTTTGTCCTTTACATGGTGCACGAGTCTGGAG AGAGGTCCAGACTGAGGGACGGTGAGTACCCGCTGGTAGCTCGTGTGCTTTACGGACCCTGCGAGAAAATCTCAAAGATCTTCATCACGGAGGCCGACCTGGGAGAGGAAGTCACACATGAT GTCGCCCAATACATAAAGTTCGAGATTCCTGTTTTAAACAGCTTTGTGGTGAAActtaaagaggaagaggagcgtgAGATAAACAAACTGACCAAAAA gtaCAGTGCTCTGAAGTCTATGATTCAACACCAGCTGGAAGGCAGAGCTCACACCAGCGAcagagtatga
- the mtg1 gene encoding mitochondrial ribosome-associated GTPase 1, with protein sequence MKLYQTLRNVGQFRTAFDFGGREVARWFPGHMAKGLKQMRANLKNVDCIIEIHDARIPFSGRNPVFQETLDIKPHVLILNKMDLTDLSSKQTILRRLRGDGVKNVVFTDCLKQRDDNIQKLMPMVVEIIESKARFNRYENLNYCLMVIGVPNVGKSSLINSLRRTNLKKGRASRVGGEPGITKAILTKIQVCERPVVHLLDTPGVLPPKIESVETGMKLALCGTILDHLVGEDVIADYLLYSLNRLGKFSYVEKYNLQEPSDDVQHVLKHIAVKLGKTQRVKAITGVGNITISVPNYTAAAYHFIRAFRKGELGRVMLD encoded by the exons ATGAAGCTGTACCAGACGCTCCGTAATGTCGGACAATTCAGGACCGCTTTCGACTTCGGCGGCCGGGAGGTGGCTCGCTGGTTCCCCGGACACATGGCGAAAG GACTCAAGCAGATGAGAGCCAACCTGAAGAATGTGGACTGCATCATAGAAATACACGATGCCAGAAT CCCTTTCTCTGGAAGAAACCCTGTGTTTCAGGAGACTCTGGATATCAAACCACATGTGCTAATCCTGAACAAGATGGACCTCACCGATCTGTCCAGCAAGCAG ACGatcctgaggaggctgagaggcGACGGGGTGAAGAATGTCGTCTTTACAGACTGTCTGAAGCAGAGAGACGACAATATCCAAAAG cTGATGCCAATGGTGGTGGAAATTATAGAGAGCAAAGCACGATTCAACAGATATGAG AATCTGAATTACTGCCTGATGGTGATCGGAGTGCCCAACGTGGGGAAGTCATCTCTTATTAACTCATTAAGAAGAACAAACTTGAAAAAAG GTCGAGCATCCAGAGTCGGTGGGGAGCCCGGTATAACTAAAGCCATCCTGACTAAAATTCAG GTGTGTGAGCGACCCGTCGTGCACCTGTTGGACACACCGGGAGTCTTGCCTCCGAAGATTGAGAGTGTTGAAACGGGCATGAAGCTGGCTTTATGTG GAACGATCCTGGACCATTTAGTGGGTGAGGACGTTATCGCTGACTACTTGCTCTATTCTCTGAACAGACTGGGGAAGTTCAG TTACGTAGAGAAATACAACCTCCAAGAGCCGAGCGATGACGTCCAGCATGTCCTCAAACACATCGCTGTCAAACTTGGAAAGACTCAGCGGGTCAAAGCCATCACTGGAGTGG GGAACATTACCATCTCTGTCCCAAACTACACAGCAGCCGCGTACCATTTCATAAGAGCCTTCAGGAAAGGAGAGCTGGGCCGAGTAATGCTGGACTGA
- the LOC139210592 gene encoding peroxisomal N(1)-acetyl-spermine/spermidine oxidase-like: MALSVDARIVVIGCGISGIAAAHRLVKAGFHHVRILEATARSGGRIKTGRFGDNIVEIGANWIHGPSEENPVFCLARQYGLLDPEALDPDNQAMDVGGHPPWVPNIFSSSGRKLTAEDMDPAREMFAELLYDSSEVQSEGEPFASVGDFVRSEVQRRAAERWTDVDAATRSLRLCVISNMLKVECSINGTHSMDEVGLGAFGLYKTLPGLDCTFPGGYEGLIKHLMSELPGGLVTYSQPVSRVHWSNTERREDPVMIECDSGQRIAADHVVVTVPLGYLKKHHSALFCPPLPLHKLHSVQRLGFGTNNKIFVEFDAPWWDADCEVIHFVWEDEDSMEDQVPDVQRSWIKKLFGFTVLKPTERYGHVLCGWIAGHESEYMETLSDQEVAHSMAQLIRRFTGNPIITPRRIQRSQWFHDPWTCGSYSYPGKGCSAQDLENMMEPLPTKGSQSQPLQVLFAGEATHPCYYSTVHGALLTGWREADRLISHYSSIRPSASSKSKI, from the exons ATGGCTCTGAGTGTGGACGCTAGAATAGTTGTTATAGGATGCGGGATTTCCGGCATCGCGGCGGCGCACAGGCTCGTTAAAGCCGGATTTCATCATGTGAGGATACTTGAAGCGACTGCAAGAAGCGGAGGGAGAATAAAAACAGGCAGATTTG GTGATAATATTGTGGAGATTGGGGCAAACTGGATCCACGGACCATCGGAGGAGAACCCAGTGTTTTGTCTGGCCCGGCAGTATGGGCTCCTGGATCCAGAGGCCCTGGACCCAGACAACCAGGCCATGGACGTAGGAGGACACCCCCCCTGGGTTCCCAACATCTTCAGCAGCTCAG GTCGGAAGCTGACTGCCGAGGACATGGATCCTGCCAGAGAGATGTTTGCTGAGCTGCTGTATGATAGTTCAGAGGTTCAAAGTGAAGGAGAACCCTTCGCCAGTGTGGGAGATTTCGTACGATCGGAG GTGCAACGACGAGCGGCAGAGAGGTGGACAGACGTTGACGCAGCCACCAGATCTCTGCGACTGTGTGTGATCAGTAACATGTTGAAGGTGGAGTGCTCCATTAATGGGACTCACAGCATGGACGAGGTGGGCCTGGGGGCCTTTGGCCTGTACAAGACTCTGCCTGGACTGGACTGTACGTTCCCAGG TGGATATGAAGGTCTAATCAAACACCTGATGTCGGAGCTCCCCGGCGGTTTAGTGACCTACAGCCAGCCCGTGTCTCGTGTCCACTGGagcaacacagagaggagagaagaccCTGTGATGATTGAGTGTGATTCTGGGCAGAGGATTGCTGCGGATCACGTAGTCGTCACAGTACCTCTCG GGTACCTGAAGAAGCACCATTCGGCCCtgttctgtcctcctctccctctgcacaAGCTGCACTCCGTCCAGCGACTTGGTTTTggaacaaacaataaaatatttgtggAGTTTGATGCACCGTGGTGGGACGCTGACTGTGAGGTCATCCACTTTGTGTGGGAAGATGAG GACTCCATGGAGGACCAGGTGCCTGATGTACAGAGATCCTGGATAAAGAAGCTATTTGGCTTCACTGTGCTCAAACCCACTGAAAG GTATGGCCACGTTCTGTGCGGCTGGATTGCTGGACACGAGTCCGAGTATATGGAGACGCTGTCTGACCAGGAGGTGGCGCACAGCATGGCTCAGCTCATCCGCAGGTTTACAG ggaaCCCCATCATCACCCCGAGGAGGATCCAGCGCTCCCAGTGGTTTCACGACCCCTGGACGTGCGGCTCCTACAGTTACCCTGGAAAAGGATGCTCGGCGCAGGACCTGGAGAACATGATGGAGCCCCTGCCTACGAAGGGATCACAGTCACAG cCCCTGCAGGTGTTGTTCGCTGGAGAGGCCACTCATCCCTGCTACTACTCCACCGTCCATGGAGCTCTGCTCACTGGGTGGAGGGAAGCTGACAGACTCATCTCTCACTACTCCTCCATCCGTCCGTCTGCATCGTCCAAGTCAAAGATTTAA
- the echs1 gene encoding enoyl-CoA hydratase, mitochondrial, translating into MSFLCRSAASLLKTSRAAPAVLSAVRFSSSGGQYEYILVEKRGEKSNVGLIQLNRPKALNALCDGLMKEVGQALDAFEADADIGAIVLTGSDRAFAAGADIKEMQNRTFQECYGGNFLAHWNRVSTVKKPVIAAVNGFALGGGCELAMMCDIIYAGEKAQFGQPEILLGTIPGAGGTQRLTRAVGKSLAMEMVLTGDKISAQDAKQSGLVSRICPVDQLVSEAVKCGEKIAANSKLVSAMAKEAVSAAFELTLAEGNRLEKRLFHATFATDDRKEGMSAFVEKRKASFQDK; encoded by the exons ATGTCTTTCCTCTGCAGGAGTGCTGCTTCGCTCCTGAAGACCTCCAGGGCGGCTCCGGCCGTCCTGTCCGCCGTCCGCTTCTCcagctcag GTGGTCAGTATGAGTATATTTTGGTGGAGAAGCGAGGCGAGAAGAGTAACGTAGGTTTGATCCAGCTCAACCGGCCAAAAGCTCTCAACGCCTTGTGCGACGGCCTGATGAAGGAGGTGGGACAGGCGCTCGACGCCTTCGAAGCTGATGCCGACATCGGAGCTATCGTCCTCACCGGCAGTGACAGAGCCTTTGCTG cGGGAGCCGACATTAAGGAGATGCAGAACCGAACTTTTCAGGAGTGTTACGGCGGAAACTTCCTGGCTCACTGGAACAGAGTGTCCACAGTGAAGAAGCCTGTGATTGCAGCTGTCAATGGATTTGCT CTGGGCGGAGGCTGTGAGCTGGCGATGATGTGTGACATCATCTACGCCGGAGAGAAGGCGCAGTTCGGCCAACCAGAGATCCTGCTGGGGACCATTCCTG gggCGGGTGGCACCCAGCGGCTGACGCGTGCGGTGGGCAAATCTCTGGCCATGGAGATGGTTCTCACAGGAGACAAAATAAGTGCACAAGACGCCAAGCAGTCAG GTTTGGTGAGTAGAATCTGTCCTGTGGACCAGCTGGTGTCCGAAGCCGTTAAATGTGGGGAGAAAATTGCAGCCAACTCCAAACTGGTCTCTGCTATGGCTAAAGAGGCCGTCAGCGCAG CGTTTGAGCTGACTTTGGCTGAAGGAAACCGTCTGGAAAAGCGCCTGTTCCACGCGACCTTTGCTACT GACGATCGCAAAGAAGGCATGTCAGCGTTTGTGGAGAAGAGAAAAGCCAGTTTCCAGGACAAGTAG